One window of Xylocopa sonorina isolate GNS202 chromosome 9, iyXylSono1_principal, whole genome shotgun sequence genomic DNA carries:
- the LOC143426937 gene encoding uncharacterized protein LOC143426937, with protein MVDDEEQEELRCTGSDVEIEEYTDTEDSPYVAYQPTDKLFDTDRVAWQKFSFIATLLIVVVSITSLIITYPLYLESVSNVSNAYTGLLFTAFCSALILGIICFAAGRISPPPALIPNSMRIKVPRCALIKISSVYALSGIVITLSLDRERVLCHLQDPIKGITLVFSLVYYFFFCRKMMSLQRIFSSTTIIVGLFISVDYGLCDEFRCRGRDVSAHTASMRGSWGVKAIWTFVYVGALAAFAMFFTLLEGHYTTEQQNMCQIMASQQNSFLYTVSRLVSSRDIRRRGSEEEGGRLLHVTDPDPTVKPKHIPKPPILETLFYIHLIAFFAIVSMSWVDTLPGIGRGLSPVDLYRTIEHGLTCHFKNNDVCSNISTHGWIFLVAYIVFAISVLNFLSMCESAVFTVATATVSLPLSGIWWSIYKMDAHGGSITWSPGVTGELICALLGLPVVLLGLGLLVRSHFRDTQSCYLTMQPPDLQCESSQR; from the exons ATGGTCGACGACGAAGAGCAGGAGGAGCTCCGGTGCACGGGTAGCGACGTGGAGATCGAAGAATACACGGACACGGAGGACTCGCCATATGTTGCTTATCAGCCAACCGATAAATTGTTCGATACGGACAGAGTAGCATGGCAAAAATTCAGCTTTATCGCTACCCTTTTGATCGTCGTTGTGTCCATTACCTCGTTGATTATCACCTATCCACTTTATCTCGAGAGCGTCAGCAACGTGTCCAACGCTTACACAG GGCTTCTCTTCACTGCCTTCTGCTCTGCCTTAATTCTGGGCATTATATGCTTCGCCGCGGGAAGAATATCGCCACCGCCAGCTCTGATTCCAAACAGCATGCGGATCAAAGTCCCTCGATGCGCACTGATCAAAATTAGCTCTGTTTACGCGCTCTCTGGAATAGTGATCACCCTTTCCCTGGATCGAGAGAGAGTACTGTGCCATTTGCAGGATCCTATAAAGGGCATCACTTTGGTGTTTTCTCTAGTCTACTATTTCTTCTTCTGTCGCAAAA TGATGAGCTTGCAAAGGATCTTCTCGAGTACCACCATAATAGTGGGTCTGTTCATAAGCGTGGATTATGGCCTCTGCGACGAGTTTCGATGCAGAGGTAGGGACGTTTCAGCGCACACCGCATCTATGAGAGGGTCCTGGGGGGTGAAGGCTATTTGGACGTTCGTTTATGTGGGTGCTCTTGCTGCTTTTGCCATGTTTTTCACTCTGCTCGAGGGGCATTACACTACTGAG CAACAAAACATGTGTCAAATAATGGCCAGCCAGCAGAACTCCTTTCTGTACACTGTCTCAAGATTGGTATCGTCCCGAGACATCCGTCGACGAGGTTCAGAGGAAGAAGGAGGCAGACTGCTCCATGTAACGGATCCAGATCCAACCGTAAAACCGAAACACATTCCCAAACCTCCAATTCTGGAGACTCTCTTCTACATCCATCTGATCGCTTTCTTCGCCATCGTATCGATGTCCTGGGTCGACACGTTGCCAGGAATAGGCAGA GGATTGTCTCCGGTGGATCTTTACCGTACCATAGAGCATGGACTGACATGCCATTTCAAAAATAACGATGTTTGCTCAAATATTTCCACCCACGGCTGGATCTTCCTGGTCGCGTACATAGTCTTCGCGATCTCTGTGTTAAATTTCCTGTCCATGTGTGAGAGCGCCGTCTTCACCGTTGCAACCGCTACTGTATCCCTTCCACTGTCCGGTATCTGGTGGAGTATCTACAAAATGGATGCTCATGGCG GTTCCATTACATGGTCCCCTGGAGTAACGGGAGAACTGATCTGTGCGCTATTGGGTCTCCCTGTGGTGCTTTTGGGCTTGGGTCTTCTCGTCAGGTCACACTTCCGAGACACCCAGTCATGCTATCTGACCATGCAACCACCCGACTTGCAATGCGAATCATCTCAGAGATGA